Proteins from a single region of Bdellovibrio bacteriovorus HD100:
- the gcvT gene encoding glycine cleavage system aminomethyltransferase GcvT codes for MKKTPLADTHEKLGARMVDFAGWYMPVQYIGLREEHNNVRTNVGLFDVSHMGEVRVKGPKALETLEWLTTNDVSKLNDGEAQYSLLPNDQGGLVDDIIVYCLSKDSDYLVCVNASNKDKDFAWMTKHNKGADITDESDLWGQIAIQGPKALELCDRVFDIKVSEMKSFTVKSGTFKGHKIMIATTGYTGEKGCEVFVEAAGTADLWMTLLEKGKDLGCMGIGLGARDTLRTEMKYSLYGHEIDDTTNPYEAGLGWVIKPAKKDFMNKAQIVGKKEAGLTRNLVGFKMLEKGIPRQGYSLFSFDNKEIGKVTSGTHSPTLDEPIGIAFIDVAYAKEGTEFLLDIRGRKVKAVVCKTPFVTK; via the coding sequence ATGAAAAAGACACCTTTAGCAGACACACATGAAAAGCTGGGCGCCCGCATGGTCGACTTTGCCGGTTGGTATATGCCCGTTCAATACATCGGTCTTCGTGAAGAGCACAACAACGTGCGCACGAACGTGGGCCTATTCGACGTCTCCCACATGGGCGAAGTTCGCGTCAAGGGACCTAAAGCCCTGGAGACTCTGGAGTGGCTGACCACCAACGACGTTTCCAAGCTGAACGACGGCGAAGCTCAGTATTCTCTGCTGCCGAATGATCAGGGCGGTCTGGTTGACGATATCATCGTTTACTGCCTGTCTAAAGATTCCGACTATCTGGTGTGTGTGAACGCCTCTAACAAAGACAAAGACTTTGCCTGGATGACCAAACACAACAAGGGTGCCGACATCACCGACGAATCCGACCTTTGGGGTCAGATCGCCATCCAAGGCCCGAAAGCCCTGGAACTGTGTGACCGCGTCTTTGACATCAAAGTCAGCGAAATGAAGTCCTTCACGGTCAAATCCGGCACGTTCAAGGGCCACAAGATCATGATCGCCACCACCGGCTACACCGGCGAAAAAGGCTGTGAAGTCTTTGTCGAGGCGGCGGGCACGGCGGACCTGTGGATGACTTTGCTGGAAAAAGGCAAGGACCTGGGCTGCATGGGCATCGGTTTGGGCGCTCGTGACACCCTAAGAACCGAAATGAAGTACTCCCTGTATGGCCACGAAATCGATGACACGACGAATCCATACGAAGCGGGCCTTGGCTGGGTTATTAAACCGGCTAAAAAGGACTTCATGAACAAAGCCCAAATCGTGGGCAAAAAAGAAGCCGGCCTAACCAGAAATCTTGTGGGATTTAAGATGCTTGAGAAGGGCATCCCCCGTCAGGGATACAGCCTGTTTTCTTTTGACAACAAAGAAATCGGCAAGGTAACTAGTGGTACACACTCACCGACCCTGGACGAGCCTATCGGTATTGCTTTTATCGATGTGGCTTACGCGAAAGAAGGAACTGAATTCCTTCTGGATATCCGCGGCCGTAAAGTGAAAGCCGTGGTTTGCAAAACACCGTTTGTAACGAAATAA